One region of Bombus affinis isolate iyBomAffi1 chromosome 5, iyBomAffi1.2, whole genome shotgun sequence genomic DNA includes:
- the LOC126916786 gene encoding uncharacterized protein LOC126916786 produces MDHEKYYDRKSDGSYVVHFLNKKGLNLQEVNERFSAFGKVLSVDDHGKANALCFIRYETVEDAIKCIDGFKNNKSIKILPHVHKVNNTNGKRLSRINTRGKILQSKKKRSSNQDSSRHCFEKSNLNNNFSQTKQFQDTETDCQSSSNILKSLSNNSNFNNDKVDDKDSVDRASPKQISSSKHISKFIDLKKIISNSLISSGVTNGNVKKSKKIFDETEIPALMPIDQKYRVQNDKVVPSSTKIIPAKEVIIANINPSLSIHYILHLFNKFNPIAASSMMLIPKTDISYCYVYYETYNEAYASMKEFDMYHLHGRKLIVLTTEELMKEISLL; encoded by the coding sequence atggATCATGAAAAGTATTACGACAGAAAATCAGATGGAAGCTATGTTGtacattttcttaataaaaaaggattaaatttgcAAGAGGTTAATGAAAGGTTTTCTGCTTTTGGCAAAGTTTTATCTGTGGATGATCACGGAAAAGCTAATGCATTATGTTTTATAAGATATGAAACAGTTGAAGATGCGATAAAATGCATTGATGgctttaaaaataacaaatctATCAAGATTTTGCCACATGTACATAAAGTAAATAATACTAATGGGAAGCGTTTGAGCCGTATCAATACTAGAGGCAAAATATtgcaaagtaaaaaaaaaagatcatcTAATCAAGATTCTTCTAGACATTGCTTTGAGAAAAGTAATCTCAATAATAATTTCTCACAAACAAAACAGTTTCAAGACACAGAAACAGACTGCCAATCTAgttcaaatatattaaaatcattATCTAACAATAGCAACTTTAATAATGATAAAGTAGATGATAAAGACAGCGTTGACCGTGCTTCTCCTAAACAAATATCGTCTtcaaaacatatttcaaaatttatagaCCTAAAGAAAATTATATCAAATAGTTTAATTTCATCAGGAGTTACTAATGGAAATGTAAAAAAATcaaaaaaaatatttgatgAAACAGAGATTCCAGCTTTGATGCCTATTGATCAAAAATATAGGGTACAAAATGATAAAGTCGTTCCATCATCCACAAAAATTATTCCAGCAAAAGAAGTAATCATAGCTAATATCAATCCAAGTTtaagtatacattatatattacATCTTTTTAACAAGTTTAATCCTATAGCAGCATCATCTATGATGCTAATACCAAAAACTGATATATCATACTGTTATGTTTATTATGAAACATATAATGAAGCATATGCTTCTATGAAAGAATTTGACATGTATCATTTACATGGAAGGAAGCTGATTGTTTTAACAACAGAAGAACTGATGAAAGAGATCTctttgttataa
- the LOC126916793 gene encoding uncharacterized protein LOC126916793, translated as MSIEVRAGRPTMPTIPQSKRPTILVYPTVTPESIIIPIVSCILGFPLLALMVICCLRRRAKLARERARRRNCDLDHGALSLVRFSPVHRLASKEDLAGIDRPTRTVSLRSDRGSRAFPSLELDTVVEERSDPEQSTALELSSPD; from the exons ATGTCGATCGAAGTGAGAGCGGGTCGACCAACGATGCCAACGATTCCACAATCCAAGAGACCAACAATTCTAGTTTATCCAACAG taactCCAGAGAGTATCATCATCCCAATAGTATCATGCATACTCGGATTTCCATTGTTGGCTCTAATGGTCATCTGTTGTTTAAGAAGAAGAGCAAAGCTCGCCAGAGAGCGAGCACGAAGAAGGAATTGTGATCTAGATCACGGAGCACTCAGTCTCGTTCGTTTTAGTCCTGTCCATCGTTTAG CATCGAAAGAGGATTTAG CTGGAATTGATCGTCCAACGAGAACAGTATCGTTACGAAGCGATCGAGGATCTAGAGCTTTTCCATCACTGGAACTAGACACTGTCGTTGAAGAACGATCTGATCCTGAACAGAGCACTGCACTGGAACTTAGTAGTCCAGATTAG
- the LOC126916787 gene encoding surfeit locus protein 6 homolog, producing the protein MQLKMSKPFNQNAVKQLLLQENEFISNIFSKMPLPMSELVSDDKSKLVTHKNKNMPKDNILPNLSGKKKRAQTFEELHAKLEGLKNVKRLGYKEKQLKKNLKTRIKKMTKRKERIMQKKQVKIEQNGDTLSNIKEEDSEVPKVPRPKPVFNSEGKMVFSKFDFSDLGTRKKLPKKDAKKMLLELKQKKEKLKAMEQSGEKERVEEIKEKDAWQSALAKAGGEKVKNDVDLLKRTLKRKENKKRQSAKKWESRLDNVQKGIREKQEKRQDNIMKRKKEKKMHKLKKAAKKGRIIPGF; encoded by the exons ATGCAATTAAAAATGTCAAAACCATTTAATCAAAATGCTGTGAAGCAATTATTGCTGCAAGAAAATGAGTTTATTTcgaatatattttcaaaaatgcCATTGCCTATGTCTGAATTAG TTTCAGATGACAAGAGTAAATTAGTTACACACAAGAATAAGAATATGCCAAAAG ataatattttaccaaatttaagtggaaagaaaaagagggCACAAACATTTGAGGAGTTACATGCTAAATTGGAGGGATTAAAGAATGTTAAACGATTGGGATATAAAGAAAAgcaattaaaaaagaatttgaaaaccagaattaaaaaaatgacaaaaagaaaagaacggaTAATGCAAAAGAAACAAGTAAAAATAGAGCAAAATGGGGATACTTTGTCTAACATAAAAGAAGAAGATAGCGAAGTACCAAAGGTTCCAAGACCAAAGCCTGTGTTTAATTCAGAAGGCAAAATGGTATTTAGTAAATTTGATTTTTCTGACCTTGGAACAAGAAAAAAGCTGCCTAAAAAGGATGCAAAAAAGATGTTACTAGAGTTGAAACAAAAAAAGGAGAAGTTAAAAGCAATGGAACAATCAGGTGAAAAAGAAAGAGTAGAAGAAATTAAAGAGAAGGATGCATGGCAGTCTGCCCTGGCAAAAGCTGGTGGTGAGAAG GTGAAAAATGATGTAGATTTACTTAAGCGAAcattaaaaaggaaagaaaataaaaaaagacagAGTGCTAAAAAATGGGAATCTAGGTTAGACAATGTACAGAAAGGAATTCgagaaaaacaagaaaaacgACAGGATAACATtatgaagagaaagaaagagaaaaagatgcataaattaaaaaaagcGGCTAAAAAGGGAAGGATTATACCCGGATTTTAA